In Synechocystis sp. PCC 6714, the following are encoded in one genomic region:
- the secD gene encoding protein translocase subunit SecD, with protein sequence MQRLRWLLLLIVVLVIGASFVLVKLPLQLGLDLRGGAQLTIEVQPTEEITQIDNDSLVAVKTVIENRVNALGVSEPLVQTAGEDKIVVQLPGVTDPGQAERILGGTAQLEFQQQRPGTEGEFQAEYSIKRQLDAELENLRRSGASPENSDRLEELLKAKEESNKALLALFEPMGLTGKNLTDARPSPNQAGNAWEVALRFDEEGGQKFAELTQAVAGTGRSLGVFLDNDLISAPVVGVEFANTGITGGAAVITGNFTIDTANDLAVQLRGGSLPFPVEVVENRTVGATLGQESIRRSLVAGFVGLFLVLVFMAVYYRLPGVVADISLMIYAILTLAAFALVGVTLTLPGIAGFILSIGMAVDANVLIFERTREELRAGNTLYRSVESGFFRAFSSILDSNVTTLIACAALFWFGSGLVKGFALTLAIGVMVSLFTALTCSRTLLLVIVLSLPKVRQNPRLFCPNLSVPAKS encoded by the coding sequence ATGCAAAGACTGCGTTGGCTACTGCTTTTAATTGTTGTCTTGGTCATTGGGGCCAGCTTTGTGCTGGTCAAATTACCCCTGCAATTGGGTCTAGACCTACGGGGGGGCGCTCAGTTAACCATTGAAGTTCAACCCACCGAAGAAATTACCCAGATTGACAACGATAGTTTGGTGGCGGTGAAAACAGTGATCGAAAACCGGGTCAACGCCTTGGGGGTATCGGAGCCATTGGTGCAAACGGCCGGGGAAGATAAGATTGTGGTGCAACTGCCGGGGGTGACCGATCCCGGACAAGCAGAACGAATTTTGGGTGGCACTGCCCAGTTAGAATTTCAGCAACAACGGCCGGGCACCGAAGGGGAATTTCAAGCGGAATACAGCATTAAACGGCAGCTAGATGCGGAGTTGGAAAATCTGCGTCGCTCCGGCGCATCCCCGGAAAATAGCGATCGCCTGGAAGAATTGTTAAAAGCAAAGGAAGAGTCAAACAAAGCCCTATTGGCCCTATTTGAGCCCATGGGGTTAACGGGCAAAAACCTCACCGATGCCCGTCCCAGTCCTAACCAAGCAGGTAACGCCTGGGAAGTAGCCCTCCGGTTTGACGAGGAAGGGGGACAAAAATTCGCCGAATTAACCCAAGCGGTGGCCGGCACGGGTCGGAGTCTAGGAGTATTTCTGGACAATGACCTGATCAGTGCTCCGGTGGTGGGAGTGGAATTTGCCAATACAGGTATTACCGGAGGTGCGGCGGTGATTACAGGTAATTTCACCATCGACACTGCTAACGATCTGGCGGTGCAACTGCGGGGTGGTTCTTTGCCTTTCCCGGTGGAAGTGGTAGAAAACCGTACAGTGGGAGCTACCCTGGGGCAAGAAAGCATCCGACGTAGTTTAGTGGCTGGATTTGTCGGCCTATTTCTAGTACTAGTTTTCATGGCGGTTTACTACCGTTTACCGGGGGTGGTGGCGGATATATCCCTAATGATTTACGCCATTTTGACCCTAGCGGCCTTTGCCCTGGTGGGGGTGACTTTGACCTTACCTGGTATTGCCGGTTTCATTCTCAGTATCGGCATGGCGGTGGATGCCAACGTGTTAATTTTTGAGCGCACCAGGGAAGAATTGCGGGCGGGTAATACCCTCTACCGTTCGGTGGAATCGGGCTTTTTCCGGGCCTTTTCCAGTATTTTGGACAGTAACGTCACCACTCTAATTGCCTGTGCGGCCCTATTTTGGTTTGGCTCCGGCTTGGTGAAAGGTTTTGCCCTCACCCTGGCG